The following are encoded together in the Allocoleopsis franciscana PCC 7113 genome:
- a CDS encoding pentapeptide repeat-containing protein: MNLRTVIIVLTLLAAATLPIAVRLSVAENITQPLRIKPLENIQKAVKPLKAKKIDVALILKTKRCVGCDLREINLSGLDLSGADLRNTDLSRANLKNTKLKDAKMSGARLNQANLTYADLDGADFQECDFQGADLSNAQLLNTNLAKANLSMATLNRTELRDADLTGAKLESANLSNATLVGAHMTGANLTGANFNNAVLRYADLTKAVLIKTNLKGADLSLAIMPDGTTVYGTTEY; encoded by the coding sequence ATGAACTTAAGAACCGTTATTATCGTCTTAACGCTATTAGCTGCTGCCACACTGCCAATCGCAGTACGTTTATCCGTTGCTGAAAATATAACGCAACCGCTAAGAATTAAGCCTCTGGAAAATATTCAAAAAGCGGTTAAACCGCTTAAAGCTAAAAAAATAGATGTTGCACTGATTTTGAAAACCAAGAGATGTGTTGGGTGTGACCTCCGTGAAATTAATCTGAGTGGTCTAGACTTGAGTGGTGCTGACTTGAGAAATACTGACCTCTCCCGTGCCAATCTCAAGAATACCAAGCTCAAAGATGCCAAAATGAGCGGTGCGCGTCTCAATCAAGCCAACTTAACTTATGCTGACTTGGATGGAGCTGACTTTCAAGAATGCGACTTTCAAGGTGCTGATCTCAGTAATGCTCAACTCTTAAATACCAACTTGGCTAAGGCAAATTTAAGTATGGCTACCCTGAATCGTACCGAGCTTCGAGATGCCGATCTAACGGGTGCTAAGTTAGAAAGTGCCAACTTAAGTAATGCTACGCTGGTCGGAGCCCATATGACGGGAGCCAACCTAACAGGAGCTAATTTTAATAATGCTGTCTTGCGTTACGCTGATTTAACCAAGGCGGTTCTGATCAAAACTAATCTAAAGGGTGCTGACTTAAGTCTGGCTATCATGCCGGATGGAACAACGGTGTACGGAACAACTGAGTACTGA
- a CDS encoding AAA family ATPase — protein sequence MSIIALINQKGGCGKSTTAVHFTYWLATQKKKKVLLVDADAQQSSSEWILGMESAIPYKVVQTPDDLLEQIPELAQQYDLLIVDGPASLAEATRAILFRADLAIVPVQPTGVDLRSASDAVRVIRQAQSVRGGPPAAAVFLSRAVKGTKLKDEALTLLSKTPEVLLLKTVIHQKQGIADTSGQSATVWNFPGARAKESAQEYERLFKEILTML from the coding sequence ATGTCCATCATTGCCTTAATTAATCAGAAGGGCGGCTGCGGAAAATCTACCACAGCCGTACATTTCACCTACTGGCTAGCCACCCAAAAGAAAAAGAAGGTACTGCTGGTAGATGCTGATGCCCAGCAGTCCAGTTCTGAATGGATATTAGGGATGGAGTCGGCAATTCCCTATAAGGTGGTACAGACTCCCGATGACTTGTTAGAGCAGATTCCGGAGTTAGCACAGCAATATGATCTGCTGATTGTTGATGGTCCGGCTTCTTTAGCTGAAGCTACCCGTGCAATTCTGTTCCGTGCTGACTTAGCAATTGTTCCAGTACAACCCACAGGCGTTGATTTGCGTTCGGCTTCTGATGCTGTGAGAGTAATTAGGCAAGCTCAGTCTGTGAGAGGGGGTCCTCCAGCAGCAGCGGTGTTTCTGAGCAGAGCTGTGAAAGGGACAAAGCTCAAAGATGAAGCGCTTACCCTTTTGAGCAAAACCCCAGAGGTACTCTTACTCAAAACGGTGATTCATCAGAAACAAGGGATCGCCGACACATCAGGTCAGTCTGCAACAGTCTGGAATTTCCCTGGTGCAAGAGCGAAAGAATCCGCGCAGGAGTATGAGCGATTGTTCAAAGAAATTCTGACAATGCTATGA